A window of Acidobacteriota bacterium contains these coding sequences:
- a CDS encoding PQQ-binding-like beta-propeller repeat protein — protein MNERRARYGTYFVAAWVLSWACLQAENNHWPGWRGADGSGISSESGLTLQWGPENNVLWKTPIEGKGHSSPIVWGQRIFLTTALRGEKLEDANPPKHLLNGEEFVHPQWDGADHAWTLKLLCLDRSSGKVLWEKTAYQGPVYDYIHEAGSYASPTPVTDGDSVWAYFGAEGLYAYDFQGNLRWKTDLGTIGTVGMGAGTSPVLYKDTLLLVCDQEFDGKDSFLVAVDKRSGKELWRVDRDIRVTWATPLLVESTAAGAQLVVSGSEHVVSYNPEDGSELWRTEGVESNAIPSPVSDGELVFVSAGSAAKRVLAVRLGEAGEQTEEGQDPRVAWKYDKGAAYVPSPIYYQGLFYLINDRGQITALAAADGEVVYQERLPQEGRVASSLVAADGKILATTIDGRTHVFTAGRDFEVVSSNEIGEAVWASLAIADGTVYIRGENHLYAVKAR, from the coding sequence ATGAATGAGCGAAGAGCGCGCTACGGAACTTACTTTGTTGCAGCCTGGGTCTTGTCCTGGGCCTGCCTGCAAGCCGAGAACAATCACTGGCCGGGATGGCGGGGAGCGGACGGCAGCGGCATCTCCTCCGAAAGCGGCCTGACCCTGCAATGGGGGCCCGAAAACAACGTCCTCTGGAAGACGCCGATCGAGGGCAAGGGCCACTCCTCGCCCATCGTGTGGGGCCAGCGGATCTTCCTCACCACGGCCTTGCGGGGCGAAAAACTGGAAGATGCCAATCCCCCAAAGCACCTGCTCAACGGAGAAGAATTTGTCCATCCGCAGTGGGACGGAGCCGACCACGCCTGGACGCTGAAGCTTCTCTGTCTGGACCGTTCAAGCGGCAAGGTGTTGTGGGAAAAGACCGCCTACCAGGGACCCGTTTACGACTACATCCACGAAGCCGGCAGCTACGCTTCGCCCACCCCCGTCACCGACGGAGATTCGGTGTGGGCCTACTTCGGAGCGGAAGGGCTCTATGCCTATGATTTCCAGGGCAACCTCAGGTGGAAGACCGACCTTGGAACCATCGGCACGGTGGGCATGGGGGCCGGGACTTCTCCCGTCCTCTACAAGGACACGCTGCTGCTGGTGTGCGATCAGGAGTTCGACGGCAAGGATTCTTTCCTGGTGGCCGTGGACAAGCGCAGCGGGAAGGAACTGTGGCGGGTGGACCGCGACATCCGCGTGACCTGGGCCACGCCCCTGCTGGTAGAGAGCACTGCGGCGGGCGCTCAACTGGTGGTGTCGGGTTCCGAGCATGTCGTTTCCTACAACCCTGAGGACGGAAGCGAGCTGTGGCGCACCGAGGGCGTGGAGAGCAATGCCATTCCTTCGCCCGTCAGCGACGGCGAGCTGGTCTTCGTCTCGGCCGGGTCGGCCGCCAAGCGGGTGTTGGCCGTCCGCCTGGGGGAGGCCGGCGAGCAGACCGAGGAGGGCCAAGACCCCCGCGTCGCCTGGAAATACGACAAAGGGGCCGCCTACGTCCCCTCGCCCATCTACTACCAGGGCCTCTTCTACCTCATCAACGACCGGGGACAGATCACCGCCCTCGCCGCCGCCGATGGAGAGGTCGTCTATCAGGAACGCCTGCCCCAGGAAGGCCGCGTCGCCTCTTCACTGGTGGCCGCCGACGGCAAGATCCTCGCCACCACCATCGACGGGCGCACCCACGTCTTCACGGCCGGCCGGGATTTCGAGGTGGTTTCCAGCAATGAAATCGGCGAAGCGGTTTGGGCTTCCCTGGCCATCGCCGACGGCACCGTCTACATCCGCGGCGAAAACCACCTCTACGCCGTCAAGGCCCGCTGA
- a CDS encoding sigma 54-interacting transcriptional regulator, translated as MASSRKLQPSTILDCLEDPAAVLGEDYRILAANHAYLRTFGGGGPVKGRFCYEVFHGYAAPCPLSGEPCPLAECLESGESCRVVHVRYTPQGPHREDVITRPLVDDDGVVRSFLERIHPVADAELETGEERLVGGGPAFARLLDLIEKVAGRNIVVLLAGEPGTGKKLVAKTIHRLGPRHDGPFVPADCSSLPQSRLASQLFGRERGSPSWLTGERRGWIEAAHGGTLFLDDVSDIAPRLQIKLLRLLESGCYWRMGGSDRQRSDFRLICATQRDLGALVDEGAFRKDLYYRISVFPIRLPPLRERLEDIPLLADCIARRLQAPEPLQLHPRTLAALRRYAFPGNVRELLNILQRAYLLAEGGIILPAHLPGKCREAEDASPSPAPAQVDGQTIMPLAEAEKRYLRRVAEHFPGDNRELAKRLGISERTLYRKLSKIRPGKSSSGEKPKSAPRKGTRDGH; from the coding sequence ATGGCTTCTTCGCGGAAGCTGCAGCCTTCGACGATCCTGGACTGCCTGGAAGACCCGGCCGCCGTGCTGGGAGAGGATTACCGGATCCTGGCCGCCAACCATGCCTATCTGCGGACCTTCGGTGGGGGAGGCCCGGTGAAGGGGCGCTTCTGCTACGAGGTCTTCCACGGATACGCCGCGCCCTGTCCCCTCTCAGGAGAACCCTGCCCCCTGGCCGAGTGCCTGGAATCGGGCGAGAGCTGCCGGGTAGTGCACGTCCGCTACACGCCCCAGGGCCCGCATCGAGAGGACGTCATCACGCGTCCGCTGGTAGATGACGACGGTGTCGTGCGATCCTTCCTGGAGCGCATCCATCCGGTAGCGGATGCCGAGTTGGAAACCGGTGAAGAACGCCTGGTGGGAGGAGGTCCCGCCTTCGCCCGCCTTCTCGATCTGATCGAGAAGGTCGCGGGACGCAACATCGTCGTCCTTTTGGCGGGCGAGCCGGGAACGGGCAAGAAGCTTGTAGCCAAGACCATCCATCGCCTCGGTCCCCGCCATGACGGGCCTTTCGTGCCCGCCGACTGCTCCTCGCTGCCGCAGTCTCGGCTTGCAAGTCAGCTCTTCGGGCGCGAGCGGGGATCTCCCAGTTGGCTGACGGGCGAGCGTCGCGGGTGGATTGAAGCGGCTCACGGCGGCACCCTTTTTCTCGACGACGTCAGCGATATCGCGCCGCGGCTTCAAATCAAGCTGCTGCGACTGCTTGAAAGCGGGTGCTACTGGCGCATGGGCGGCTCAGACCGGCAGCGCAGCGACTTCCGCCTGATCTGCGCCACCCAAAGAGATCTGGGCGCGCTGGTGGACGAAGGAGCCTTTCGCAAGGACCTTTACTATCGCATCAGCGTCTTCCCCATCCGCCTTCCACCTCTCAGAGAGCGGCTGGAGGACATACCGCTGCTGGCCGATTGCATCGCCCGACGCCTGCAAGCGCCCGAGCCGCTGCAGCTTCATCCCCGCACGCTCGCGGCACTCAGGCGCTACGCCTTTCCGGGCAATGTGCGTGAACTGCTCAACATTCTGCAAAGGGCCTACCTGCTGGCCGAGGGCGGAATCATCCTCCCCGCACACCTCCCCGGCAAATGCCGGGAAGCCGAAGACGCCTCCCCTTCCCCGGCTCCAGCCCAGGTGGACGGACAGACCATCATGCCCCTGGCGGAGGCCGAGAAGCGCTACTTGAGGCGGGTCGCTGAACACTTCCCGGGAGACAACCGCGAGCTGGCCAAGCGCCTGGGAATCAGCGAGCGGACCCTCTACCGCAAACTCAGCAAGATTCGTCCGGGGAAGTCCTCGAGCGGAGAGAAGCCCAAGTCCGCCCCAAGAAAAGGAACGCGGGACGGTCATTAA
- a CDS encoding ADOP family duplicated permease — MKKDGLFGRLMTLLPRDFREEFGEEIEEIHHRQEEEHNTRLQWPALTAMLRLALTQHLNGLATDFRLAFRRLSARPLFTLAAVFSLGLGTGASVTVFSLIEAVFWRPLPGVERMDRLVNVDWSASGNETTGLISYPNFQDLRSQSRALEDLAGFHGLFLSLRSGERPEVVPAQLVTGNYFSLLGSKPFRGRLINPQDEQGRAPVAVISHRLWTTRFGASEDILGQSVLLNSRPFSIIGIGPPGFQGTFVGFNFDVFLPASHGSIAGLPPLEQRRGGWVETIGRLRPDVPLAQAREDMRRVARSLSESHPEINRGLEISLSSVTGHDEDFRSGLVLFLSFLLAVGLMVLAIACANLANVYLARLLQRRPELALRLALGARRTRLLRLQSCEALLLGLSAAGLGMLLARLAVAQVPSALSVIDPSLSLHIELGPATWAFTLGLAVLATLALGILPTLRADRFRLAESLRRGDQRSAAGSRLHRISVSLQIAFSLMVLITAGLFLRTLQEASAADPGFRTQGVLQVGLNPSLAGVRGEEATQLIQRIREQTVASGHFRKATLTNRVPLGMGARIFSNPAPLIIEGHLPPAQRQDWPIEHSIVSEDYFSTLSIPILRGRSFRDSDGPQSQAVAVVSEAFARRFWPGGDALGRSLRLNREGQEQRRITIVGIAADSKVRSLDAPPSPYLYLPLSQHPRTQMALLAATQRSDGETPALLGQLVQGLAPDLPLRQITPLSRELDRALLPQRLAAAVAGGLGLLGLLLVAVGLYGTAAQSVTARRRELAIRISLGARPRDVLSLILRQSLTAAVAGLVLGLAGASALSHALRGFWTGLSPLDPITFLTIPVLLLMAALISTILPALAVSRSPVSLHRA; from the coding sequence ATGAAGAAAGATGGACTGTTCGGCCGCCTGATGACGTTGCTGCCGCGCGATTTCCGGGAGGAATTTGGAGAGGAAATAGAGGAAATCCACCATCGCCAGGAAGAGGAGCACAACACACGCCTGCAGTGGCCCGCACTGACAGCTATGCTGCGGCTGGCCCTGACCCAGCACCTCAACGGGCTTGCCACCGACTTCAGACTGGCCTTTCGCAGGCTCTCAGCCCGGCCGTTGTTTACGCTGGCGGCGGTCTTCTCGCTGGGGCTGGGAACAGGGGCATCGGTGACCGTCTTCAGTCTGATCGAGGCCGTCTTCTGGCGTCCCCTGCCGGGAGTGGAGCGGATGGACCGCCTGGTCAACGTGGACTGGTCGGCCAGCGGCAACGAGACTACGGGATTGATTTCTTATCCCAACTTCCAGGATCTGCGCAGCCAAAGCCGTGCGCTCGAAGACCTGGCCGGCTTCCACGGACTCTTCCTCAGCCTGCGAAGCGGAGAGCGTCCCGAGGTGGTACCTGCCCAACTGGTGACCGGCAACTACTTTTCCCTGCTGGGTTCGAAGCCCTTCAGAGGACGCCTCATCAATCCGCAAGACGAGCAGGGGCGGGCCCCGGTGGCCGTCATCAGTCACCGCCTGTGGACCACCCGTTTCGGAGCCTCCGAGGACATCCTGGGCCAAAGCGTGCTGCTCAACAGCCGTCCCTTCAGCATCATCGGCATCGGTCCGCCGGGATTCCAGGGCACCTTCGTGGGCTTCAATTTCGACGTCTTCCTGCCCGCCTCCCACGGCTCCATAGCAGGACTGCCCCCGCTTGAGCAGCGGCGCGGCGGATGGGTGGAGACCATCGGGCGTCTGCGCCCGGACGTCCCCCTTGCCCAGGCCCGAGAAGACATGCGCCGGGTGGCCCGCAGCTTGAGCGAGAGCCATCCCGAAATCAACCGCGGACTGGAGATCAGCCTCTCCTCCGTGACCGGTCACGACGAGGACTTCCGCAGCGGACTGGTGCTCTTCCTCTCCTTCCTGCTGGCGGTCGGACTGATGGTGTTGGCGATCGCTTGCGCCAACTTGGCCAACGTCTACCTGGCCCGCTTGCTGCAGAGGCGTCCCGAACTGGCTCTGCGCCTGGCGCTGGGAGCCCGCCGCACCCGCCTGCTCAGGCTGCAAAGCTGCGAAGCTCTGCTGCTGGGCCTTTCGGCGGCAGGACTGGGCATGCTGCTGGCGCGGCTGGCGGTGGCCCAGGTGCCTTCGGCCCTTTCGGTGATCGATCCCAGCCTCTCGCTGCACATCGAGCTGGGCCCGGCGACCTGGGCCTTCACCCTGGGATTGGCCGTTTTGGCAACGCTGGCGCTGGGAATCCTGCCCACCCTGCGGGCCGACCGCTTTCGCCTGGCCGAGAGCCTGCGCCGGGGCGACCAGCGCAGCGCCGCCGGCTCGCGCCTGCACCGGATTTCAGTTTCCTTGCAGATCGCCTTCAGCCTGATGGTGCTGATCACCGCGGGACTCTTTCTGCGAACCCTCCAGGAGGCCTCGGCCGCCGACCCCGGGTTCAGGACGCAAGGGGTGCTGCAAGTAGGCCTCAATCCATCGCTGGCGGGAGTGCGCGGCGAAGAGGCCACGCAACTCATCCAGCGCATCCGAGAGCAAACCGTGGCCAGCGGCCACTTTCGCAAGGCCACCTTGACCAACCGCGTGCCGCTGGGAATGGGCGCCCGCATCTTCTCCAACCCCGCGCCCCTGATCATAGAAGGCCATCTCCCCCCGGCACAGCGCCAGGACTGGCCCATCGAACACAGCATCGTCTCGGAGGACTATTTCTCAACCTTGTCCATTCCCATTCTGCGGGGCCGGTCCTTCCGCGACTCGGACGGACCCCAGAGCCAGGCGGTGGCGGTGGTCAGCGAGGCCTTCGCCCGGCGCTTCTGGCCGGGAGGCGACGCGCTGGGGCGCAGCCTGCGTCTCAACCGGGAAGGACAGGAGCAGCGGCGCATCACCATCGTCGGCATCGCCGCCGACAGCAAGGTGCGCTCGCTGGACGCCCCGCCCTCGCCTTACCTCTACCTGCCGCTCAGTCAGCACCCGCGCACACAGATGGCCCTGCTGGCCGCCACCCAGCGATCAGACGGCGAGACGCCGGCTCTCCTGGGCCAACTCGTGCAAGGGCTGGCGCCCGACCTGCCCTTGCGCCAGATCACGCCCCTTTCCCGCGAACTGGACAGGGCCCTTCTTCCCCAGCGCCTGGCGGCCGCGGTGGCAGGAGGACTGGGGCTGCTGGGACTGCTGCTGGTGGCCGTGGGACTCTACGGGACCGCTGCACAGTCGGTCACGGCACGCCGCCGCGAGCTCGCCATCCGCATCAGCCTGGGGGCTCGTCCTCGTGACGTCCTCTCCCTGATTCTGCGTCAGTCGCTGACCGCCGCGGTGGCGGGGCTGGTACTGGGACTGGCCGGAGCCTCAGCCCTTTCCCACGCCCTGCGCGGCTTCTGGACCGGACTCTCTCCCCTCGACCCCATCACCTTCTTGACCATCCCCGTGCTGCTGCTGATGGCGGCTCTGATCTCGACAATTTTGCCGGCCCTGGCCGTCAGCCGCTCGCCGGTCAGCCTCCACCGGGCCTGA
- a CDS encoding PadR family transcriptional regulator: MDRHLPLTEPVFYLLAALADGDKHGWGILKEVEDLTEGRVSMSPGTLYGIIKRLLEQEWIAESEQRPPQRWDDRRRKYYRLTEQGRQVAQAEARRLQEAVKLARGKQLLPVAEGGPA; encoded by the coding sequence ATGGACCGGCACCTGCCCCTCACCGAACCCGTCTTTTACCTGCTGGCGGCGCTGGCTGACGGCGACAAGCATGGATGGGGCATTCTCAAAGAAGTGGAAGATCTGACCGAAGGGCGGGTCAGCATGTCTCCGGGGACGCTCTACGGGATCATCAAGCGCCTTTTGGAGCAGGAGTGGATCGCCGAATCGGAGCAGCGTCCTCCCCAGCGCTGGGACGACCGGCGGCGCAAGTATTACCGCCTCACCGAGCAGGGCCGCCAGGTCGCCCAAGCCGAAGCCCGGCGCCTGCAAGAGGCCGTCAAGCTGGCCCGCGGCAAACAGCTTCTGCCTGTGGCCGAGGGAGGGCCGGCATGA
- a CDS encoding aminotransferase class III-fold pyridoxal phosphate-dependent enzyme codes for MDERSRWAREVAGDLYGVEAVAEPLAGERDDNFRLRGEQGGKLLLKISPPQEDPEAIEFQSAVMEHLQDHGEGLEVQRIHSTRQGRPWGRTTDRQGRPRLVRLLDFLPGRLLVEVRPHRDDLLFSLGAVVAGTDRALAGFSHPGMERGLKWDLARSGWIAEHLEVIADAKRRQLVEDRLERFLRHLQPRLESLRHSVIHGDANDYNVLVRGSGMEARVSALIDFGDAMRSVTVGDLAVALAYAVLDKPHPIHAACQVAAGYHSVLPLQEEELEVLFPLVMTRLCVSVVNSSLAQRSQPDNPYLTVSQAPAWEVLERLHKANEAVILCRLRAACGLPAHPRHKAVTGWLDSRPGKMSPLLGGGCDVRAAKPLDLSVASPLIESWQPRPQDWRMAAAVGVAGDETGAGAGGYGQARPALEEHPSRQSEQGREWPTVRLGLDVLAPPATPVQAPLEGRLEESDGPLVLSHHSPAGDRFFSLYRGLERPRRQVGETVASGSRLGQVGPSGRIQVQLFLDLWAGQDLRPRPRPWNDGLSYPSQREAWMSICPDPNLILAIPGLEPSQPADWRDLLKRRRSHLGPNLSLAYSRPLHIVRGAGQYLYDAQGRRYLDVYNNVPHVGHCHPRVVEAGRRQMKLLNTNTRYLNETNVRYAERLTATFPDPLKVCYFTASGSEATELALRLARAHSGHRDLIVSEGAYHGHTTTLIDISPYKAEGPGGRGLPDWVHKVPLPDTFRGSYRGDRDDPAMGLRYAALFKPLLQGLRREGRGLCGFMMESIPSCGGQIVLPQGYLKEAYRLVRAAGGLCIADEVQVGFGRVGTHFWGFQTQDVIPDIVALGKPIAAGHPLAAVITTPQIAASFDSGMEFFSTYGGNTVSCAIAQEVLSVIEDENLQTHARRLGEHLQKGLGRLQRDFPVLGDVRGMGLFQGIELVDDPVQLTPGAAQASYLADRLRECGVLTGIDGTEHNVLKLRPPLCVMRDDVDFFLETLAALLKEDGARCTS; via the coding sequence ATGGACGAGCGCTCGAGATGGGCCCGGGAGGTGGCCGGGGATCTTTATGGAGTCGAAGCCGTCGCCGAGCCTTTGGCGGGGGAAAGGGACGACAACTTCCGCCTGCGGGGCGAGCAAGGCGGAAAGCTCCTGCTCAAGATCTCGCCGCCCCAGGAGGACCCCGAGGCCATCGAGTTCCAGAGCGCCGTCATGGAGCATCTGCAAGACCACGGCGAAGGCCTGGAAGTGCAGCGGATCCACTCTACCCGCCAAGGGCGTCCGTGGGGCCGCACAACCGACCGGCAGGGCCGTCCGCGGCTGGTGCGCCTGCTCGATTTCCTGCCGGGACGCCTGCTGGTCGAGGTGCGTCCCCACCGCGATGACCTGCTTTTCAGCCTGGGAGCAGTCGTGGCCGGCACGGACCGCGCTCTGGCCGGCTTCTCCCACCCCGGCATGGAGCGCGGGCTGAAGTGGGACCTGGCGCGTTCAGGCTGGATCGCCGAGCACCTGGAGGTCATCGCAGATGCAAAACGGCGCCAGCTTGTGGAGGATCGTCTGGAGCGCTTTCTCCGCCACCTCCAACCCCGTCTGGAGAGCTTGCGTCACAGCGTCATTCATGGCGACGCCAACGACTATAACGTGCTGGTCCGGGGAAGCGGCATGGAGGCGCGGGTCAGCGCCCTCATCGACTTCGGCGACGCCATGCGCAGCGTCACCGTGGGCGACCTGGCCGTGGCCCTGGCTTACGCCGTCCTGGACAAGCCCCATCCCATTCATGCCGCCTGCCAGGTGGCGGCCGGCTATCACAGCGTCCTGCCCCTGCAGGAGGAAGAACTCGAAGTGCTTTTTCCCCTGGTCATGACGCGCCTCTGCGTGAGCGTGGTCAACTCCTCGCTGGCCCAGCGCAGCCAGCCCGACAACCCCTACCTGACCGTCAGCCAAGCTCCTGCCTGGGAAGTGCTGGAGCGCCTGCACAAAGCCAACGAGGCCGTCATCCTCTGCCGGCTGCGGGCGGCCTGCGGACTGCCTGCTCATCCGCGCCACAAGGCCGTTACCGGGTGGCTGGACTCGCGGCCCGGCAAGATGAGTCCGCTGCTGGGCGGCGGCTGCGACGTCCGCGCGGCTAAGCCGCTGGATCTGAGCGTGGCCAGTCCGCTGATCGAGTCCTGGCAGCCCCGTCCCCAGGACTGGCGCATGGCCGCCGCCGTGGGCGTCGCCGGGGACGAAACGGGGGCGGGGGCAGGCGGCTACGGCCAAGCGCGTCCAGCCCTGGAGGAGCACCCATCCCGCCAATCCGAGCAAGGACGTGAGTGGCCTACCGTCCGCCTCGGCCTGGACGTCCTGGCCCCGCCCGCGACACCCGTGCAAGCCCCCCTGGAGGGACGCCTGGAAGAGAGCGACGGCCCTCTCGTCCTGAGTCATCACAGCCCGGCGGGTGACCGTTTCTTCTCCCTCTACCGGGGACTGGAGAGGCCGCGGCGGCAGGTCGGAGAAACCGTGGCGAGCGGGAGTCGGCTCGGTCAAGTGGGACCGTCCGGCCGCATTCAAGTGCAGCTCTTTCTGGACCTCTGGGCCGGTCAAGACCTTCGCCCACGCCCCCGCCCATGGAACGACGGCCTGTCCTATCCTTCTCAGCGGGAGGCCTGGATGTCGATCTGCCCCGACCCCAACCTCATCCTCGCCATCCCCGGCCTCGAGCCTTCCCAACCAGCGGACTGGCGGGACTTGCTGAAACGCCGCCGATCCCACCTGGGACCCAACCTGAGCCTGGCCTACAGCCGTCCCCTGCATATCGTCAGGGGAGCGGGCCAGTACCTCTACGACGCCCAGGGACGGCGTTATCTCGACGTCTACAACAACGTCCCCCACGTGGGACACTGCCATCCCCGGGTGGTGGAGGCGGGAAGGCGCCAGATGAAGCTTCTCAATACCAACACCCGCTATCTCAACGAAACCAACGTCCGCTACGCCGAGCGGCTCACCGCCACCTTCCCCGACCCGCTCAAGGTCTGCTACTTCACCGCATCGGGAAGCGAGGCCACCGAGCTGGCCCTGCGCCTGGCCCGCGCCCACAGCGGACACCGCGACCTGATCGTCTCCGAGGGCGCCTATCATGGACACACCACCACCCTCATCGACATCAGCCCCTACAAGGCCGAAGGGCCTGGCGGACGGGGCTTGCCCGATTGGGTCCACAAAGTGCCCCTGCCCGACACCTTCCGGGGAAGCTACCGCGGAGACCGCGATGACCCCGCGATGGGGCTACGCTACGCGGCCTTGTTCAAACCCCTCCTGCAAGGTCTGCGCCGGGAGGGGCGAGGCTTGTGCGGATTCATGATGGAATCGATCCCCAGTTGCGGAGGCCAGATCGTGCTGCCCCAGGGATACCTCAAGGAGGCCTACCGCCTGGTACGGGCCGCCGGCGGACTGTGCATCGCCGATGAAGTCCAGGTCGGCTTCGGGCGGGTGGGGACCCACTTCTGGGGCTTCCAGACCCAGGACGTGATCCCCGACATCGTGGCGCTGGGCAAGCCCATCGCCGCCGGACATCCGCTGGCCGCCGTGATCACCACCCCCCAAATCGCCGCCTCCTTCGACAGCGGCATGGAATTCTTTTCCACCTACGGCGGAAACACCGTCTCCTGCGCCATCGCCCAGGAGGTTCTCAGCGTCATCGAAGACGAAAACCTGCAGACTCATGCCCGCCGCCTGGGAGAACACCTGCAGAAAGGCCTGGGCCGCCTGCAGAGGGACTTTCCAGTGCTGGGAGACGTGCGCGGAATGGGGCTCTTCCAGGGAATCGAGCTGGTGGACGACCCCGTCCAGCTCACCCCCGGGGCCGCCCAGGCCTCGTATCTAGCCGACCGCCTTCGCGAATGCGGCGTGCTGACGGGAATCGACGGCACTGAGCACAACGTCCTCAAGCTGCGTCCGCCCCTTTGCGTCATGCGGGATGACGTCGACTTCTTCCTCGAAACCCTGGCCGCCCTGCTCAAGGAAGACGGAGCCCGTTGCACCTCTTGA